In Anticarsia gemmatalis isolate Benzon Research Colony breed Stoneville strain chromosome 4, ilAntGemm2 primary, whole genome shotgun sequence, one DNA window encodes the following:
- the LOC142972687 gene encoding uncharacterized protein LOC142972687, with translation MSQVIWGLSKLVNDPTTTLFQELRHRVFRAHSSRSTEDSEEATAANNEVNPPEHNDAAISPKPSYSKGKPRIIEMKSKSTQVGNGMYKRHHASIQCQRSQHMKTCKTTSIPHVSRLDSSTGEAHVVDKKDAAINSLNPDVCKSHREVLWTLQRWRLREPEANHESNNILNQLKTILMRIAKAFQMEKIQNIPPYRPPEKQFMRLYKCESLDLIKTRENQGRRKSKTEDRQCGTMVAAGT, from the coding sequence ATGTCGCAAGTAATATGGGgactaagtaaattagttaaTGACCCTACAACGACTCTATTTCAAGAACTACGCCATCGTGTGTTTAGAGCACACTCCTCCAGATCTACGGAAGATAGTGAAGAGGCTACTGCCGCCAACAACGAAGTTAATCCCCCGGAACACAACGATGCTGCCATCTCCCCAAAACCATCTTACTCGAAAGGAAAGCCAAGAATCATAGAAATGAAATCGAAATCTACGCAAGTAGGTAACGGAATGTATAAACGTCATCATGCATCGATCCAGTGCCAAAGATCACAGCATATGAAAACTTGTAAAACGACAAGTATACCGCATGTCAGTCGCTTAGATAGTAGCACCGGCGAAGCACATGTTGTTGACAAAAAGGACGCGGCCATCAACTCTTTAAACCCAGACGTATGTAAATCACATCGTGAAGTACTGTGGACATTACAGCGATGGCGGCTTCGAGAGCCTGAAGCCAATCACGAAAGCAACAATATATTGAATCAGTTGAAAACGATACTCATGCGGATAGCTAAGGCGTTTCAGATGGAGAAAATACAGAATATACCGCCATATCGACCGCCCGAGAAGCAATTCATGAGGTTGTACAAATGTGAAAGCTTGGATCTAATCAAGACACGAGAGAATCAAGGGAGAAGAAAATCTAAAACAGAAGACAGGCAATGTGGGACAATGGTGGCGGCAGGAACCTAA